The genomic interval GGTAGCCCTGCTGCCGGAACACGGTGTTCAGCTCCAGCACGTCGGCCGGCTGAACGCCCAGCTTGTGCTGGATGCGCTTGGTATCGTCGCCCAGCCCAAAGCCTGCCTTGGTCACGCCGCGCAGCGCCAGCAGCTCGGCCACGCGGGCGCGACAGCCGGGGTTGTGGAGCTGGAAGACCCAGGCCCGCTCCAGCGTGGCCAGTTGCACGATGTGCGGCCCGTCCGACGGCTCATCGCGCACAAAGGTGGGCTTGGATTCGGTGTCAAAACCCCAGGCGCTGGCGGTGGCCAGATCGGTGCATGCCTCGTCGGCCTGCGCGGGCGTGGAGACCAGCGCAATGCGGTCCATGCCCAGGCGCTCAAAGGGTTCCAGCAGGGCGATCTGGTCTTTGTCTGGCGTGGGGTGCTGGGCTGTGCGTGCAGTGTGCTGGCGCGTGCCAGGGTGCGGCAGGCGCGGGTCAGGGAGAGAATCCGTCATGCTGACCATTGTGCCGTGCGGCAGGTGCGGGCGGGCGGGCTTGATGGAGCCGCGACGGCGTGGCCTCCTGGCCACCTCAGCGCTTACC from Acidovorax sp. FHTAMBA carries:
- a CDS encoding 3'-5' exonuclease, which produces MTDSLPDPRLPHPGTRQHTARTAQHPTPDKDQIALLEPFERLGMDRIALVSTPAQADEACTDLATASAWGFDTESKPTFVRDEPSDGPHIVQLATLERAWVFQLHNPGCRARVAELLALRGVTKAGFGLGDDTKRIQHKLGVQPADVLELNTVFRQQGYRKDMGVKGAVAVLFNKRFIKSKKAATSNWANARLTEAQLVYAANDAWAALRVFHALQGPDRQHTAAPPSPIHYKNSSY